The Brevibacillus humidisoli DNA segment GCGCGGTTCCAACCTTCTAGTGAGGGATGGAGGGATTCGAGGAGCTGTGTTCAAGGTGGCTGAGGGCTTAAGTCACTGTGAGTTTAAGGGCGAAGAGGTGTGTGTTGGTGCCGGGTACTCGATGATCCGTCTGACGGTGGAAGCGGGAAAACATGGATTAACAGGTTTGGAGTTCGCTGGGGGCATACCTGGCTCGGTTGGTGGTGCCGTCTACATGAATGCAGGGGCGCACGGATCGGATCTGTCACGTATTATTAAAGAAGCTGAAGTCCTCTTCGAAGATGGTGAGACAAAGGTGTTAACCAACGAGGAATTGAAGTTCCGTTACCGCACGTCGCTGCTGCAGGAAAAAAAGGGGATTGTGTTGGAAGCGGTGCTTCAATTGCGCAAGGGTGATCGCAAAGCAATCTCGGCAGCCTTGGCTTCCAACAAAGATCGACGCCGTCAGACGCAACCTCTGCAGCTGCCCTGTGCTGGCAGTGTGTTCCGTAATCCACCAGGTGACCACGCCGGGAGATTGATCGAGGCGGCCGGTTTGAAGGGATATACCTACGGGGGCGCACAAATCTCGGAGATACACGCCAACTTCATCGTCAATCGTGGAGGTGCCTTGGCTACCGACGTCCTCACCTTGATGGAGCATGTACGGA contains these protein-coding regions:
- the murB gene encoding UDP-N-acetylmuramate dehydrogenase — protein: MRHIAEKLTAAGIGKVWLDEPLANHTTWRIGGPADLLIQPKDKASLLYAVQLIHRHNIPWSVIGRGSNLLVRDGGIRGAVFKVAEGLSHCEFKGEEVCVGAGYSMIRLTVEAGKHGLTGLEFAGGIPGSVGGAVYMNAGAHGSDLSRIIKEAEVLFEDGETKVLTNEELKFRYRTSLLQEKKGIVLEAVLQLRKGDRKAISAALASNKDRRRQTQPLQLPCAGSVFRNPPGDHAGRLIEAAGLKGYTYGGAQISEIHANFIVNRGGALATDVLTLMEHVRTVVKETFGVDLHPEVLVVGEG